The window TCGTCGTCACCTGCGACCGCTGCACCGATCCGGTCTTCCTGCGCAAGGGACAGAAGGGACAGGAGAGCGAGGAGTTCTACATCCGCGTCGGGGCCAGCAGCCGCCAGCTGCCGAGCAGCCGCATCGTGCCCTACCTGGAGGAGCGCCGATGAACCGCAAACTCATCCTCTGGCGCGGCGCCCACCTCTTCGCCACGCGCCCCGGCCTCATGGAACGTCTCGAGGCGGCGCGGCGCCTGGTGCCCCTCGCCGGCGACCAGCTGCTGCACCCGGCCGTGCCCGCCGACTACGTGGTGCGCCGCGGCAAGCTGCGCGTGAGCCAGTTCCTGCCCGACGGCCGCGAGATCACGCGGGCCATCCTGCAGGCCGGTGCGGTGGTCCTGACCCGTGACGACGATCCGGAGGCGGCGGATCCGGCCGCCGACCGCTACCATATCGAGGACCTCGTCCTGGCCGCCCTCGGCGAGGTCGAGATGTGGGCGCTGCCCGCCGGAGCGCTCGCCGACGCGAACTGAACGGAACGGAAGAAGATGAGCACCAAGCCCCGCCTCGTCCTGTGCATCCTCGACGGTGTCGGTTACCGC is drawn from bacterium and contains these coding sequences:
- a CDS encoding cyclic nucleotide-binding domain-containing protein: MNRKLILWRGAHLFATRPGLMERLEAARRLVPLAGDQLLHPAVPADYVVRRGKLRVSQFLPDGREITRAILQAGAVVLTRDDDPEAADPAADRYHIEDLVLAALGEVEMWALPAGALADAN